One genomic window of Methylothermaceae bacteria B42 includes the following:
- a CDS encoding N utilization substance protein B, which produces MSFEKKKAKPSRSAARRSALQALYQWQMTAQSPLDIERQFLKSEESGGALPEYFSVLLRGVTDHCQEIDHALSEFTDRPVVQIDPIERAVLRLGAYELLYHWEVPYRVVLNEAINLAKRFGATQQSYKYVNGVLDKLAHKVRSTEVKGTNPERTF; this is translated from the coding sequence ATGAGTTTCGAGAAAAAAAAAGCCAAACCTTCGCGCAGTGCTGCCCGGCGCAGTGCGCTGCAAGCCCTGTATCAATGGCAGATGACAGCGCAATCGCCTTTGGATATCGAACGCCAATTCCTCAAATCAGAAGAATCTGGCGGTGCGCTGCCGGAATATTTTTCCGTTTTATTGCGAGGGGTGACCGATCATTGCCAGGAAATTGACCATGCCCTTAGTGAATTCACTGACCGGCCGGTGGTGCAGATTGATCCCATTGAAAGAGCCGTCCTACGTTTGGGCGCTTATGAACTTTTGTACCACTGGGAGGTGCCTTACCGGGTGGTCCTCAATGAAGCCATTAACCTTGCCAAACGCTTCGGCGCTACCCAGCAAAGCTATAAATATGTCAATGGCGTGCTCGACAAACTGGCCCATAAAGTGAGATCAACGGAAGTCAAGGGCACAAATCCTG